A stretch of the Marivirga tractuosa DSM 4126 genome encodes the following:
- a CDS encoding outer membrane protein assembly factor BamD, which translates to MKYCFLILFSLSVFTCEYSFAQNQKETLNFHYENAQTAMQKGDYESANTQFRKILRLGVKLPSEMPYLFSKTLYEIGQYQNSQSFLNKYFEIMGKAGTYYENAQELKELLELQLNKSLSCQYCDLSGYRLETCATCHGEKQLLKKCDYCEAKGKVGCTACSGDGVLIQLGAMGNRSYKTCHQCKGEGINECPVCEGDMELYTYCPNCLGSGSTSTEVICNHTENN; encoded by the coding sequence ATGAAATATTGTTTTCTAATTCTATTTTCCCTTTCTGTATTTACATGTGAATACTCATTTGCCCAAAATCAGAAAGAAACACTTAATTTCCATTATGAAAATGCACAAACAGCAATGCAAAAGGGCGATTACGAAAGTGCCAACACCCAATTCCGTAAAATCCTGAGATTAGGAGTTAAATTGCCATCTGAGATGCCCTACCTATTTTCAAAAACACTGTACGAAATTGGGCAATATCAAAATAGCCAAAGTTTTTTGAATAAATATTTTGAAATAATGGGTAAGGCGGGAACCTATTATGAAAATGCCCAAGAGTTGAAAGAATTATTGGAACTTCAACTTAATAAGAGCTTGTCTTGCCAATATTGTGATTTAAGTGGCTACAGGTTGGAAACATGCGCTACTTGCCATGGCGAAAAACAATTGCTTAAAAAATGTGATTATTGTGAAGCCAAAGGAAAAGTAGGGTGCACAGCATGCAGTGGGGATGGTGTTCTGATTCAATTGGGGGCTATGGGTAATAGAAGTTATAAAACATGTCATCAGTGCAAAGGAGAAGGCATCAACGAATGTCCAGTTTGTGAAGGAGATATGGAATTGTATACTTACTGCCCAAATTGTCTTGGAAGCGGAAGTACTAGTACTGAGGTAATCTGCAATCACACTGAAAATAATTAA
- the hflC gene encoding protease modulator HflC — translation MKKSLITILVIVVVALIVIAQSAYIVRESEQVIITQFGKPVGDAVKDAGIHFKVPFVQTANFFDKRYLEWDGDPNQVPTKDKKFIFVDTYARWQITDPLQFFKRLTNERGAQSRLDDILDGETRDFIANNYLEEAVRTSNRTPISSGAISEIVEDSLVQINVGRDSIQEYIQKSANLQTQDLGIEILDFRFKRINYVEEVRTQVYERMKSERFRIADKFRSEGQGEASRINGEKERELKSIQSEAFKIAEQIKGKADAEAAAIYANAYNKNNASRELYSFLKSMETFQRTFNSETTVILSTDSDLYKYLKSMD, via the coding sequence ATGAAAAAATCATTAATAACCATATTAGTCATAGTAGTAGTTGCTTTAATAGTAATTGCTCAGAGTGCATATATAGTTCGCGAATCGGAACAGGTGATCATCACCCAGTTCGGAAAGCCTGTAGGTGATGCAGTAAAAGATGCTGGAATTCATTTCAAAGTTCCCTTTGTGCAAACAGCAAATTTCTTCGATAAGCGATATTTAGAGTGGGATGGTGATCCAAATCAAGTACCGACAAAAGATAAGAAATTTATTTTTGTGGATACTTATGCCCGTTGGCAAATTACAGACCCACTTCAGTTTTTCAAACGTTTGACTAATGAACGTGGGGCACAGTCTCGTTTAGATGATATTTTGGATGGGGAAACGCGTGATTTTATTGCCAACAACTATCTTGAAGAAGCAGTAAGAACAAGTAATAGAACACCAATCTCTAGTGGTGCAATAAGTGAAATCGTAGAGGATAGCTTGGTACAGATAAATGTTGGTCGTGATAGCATTCAAGAATACATTCAAAAGTCAGCTAATTTGCAGACTCAAGACTTAGGAATTGAAATTCTCGATTTCCGTTTTAAAAGAATCAATTATGTTGAGGAAGTTAGAACCCAGGTATATGAAAGAATGAAATCTGAGCGTTTCAGAATAGCTGATAAATTCCGTTCAGAAGGTCAGGGGGAAGCTTCTAGAATTAACGGGGAGAAAGAGCGCGAATTGAAAAGTATTCAATCAGAAGCCTTTAAAATTGCTGAGCAGATAAAAGGTAAAGCGGATGCAGAGGCCGCTGCTATTTATGCTAATGCATATAATAAAAATAATGCCTCAAGAGAATTGTACTCCTTTTTAAAATCCATGGAAACATTTCAGAGGACTTTTAATAGCGAAACTACTGTGATTTTATCTACAGATAGTGATCTCTATAAGTATTTAAAATCTATGGACTAA
- a CDS encoding START-like domain-containing protein — MGLKKFTGDFEINASKKMLYPYISTASGLSQWFADDVNINEDKEYNFIYDEEDHPAIMAGHRVNQFVKFEFPEEGEEDDPAYVEIHLDENELTQSMYMKVVDYSDFEDEQEQYEVWEGLINNLKEIVGG; from the coding sequence ATGGGCTTGAAAAAATTCACAGGTGATTTCGAAATTAACGCTTCCAAAAAAATGCTGTATCCTTATATCAGTACAGCTAGTGGCTTGTCACAATGGTTTGCAGATGATGTAAATATAAATGAAGATAAGGAATATAATTTTATATATGACGAGGAAGACCATCCTGCAATTATGGCTGGGCATCGGGTTAATCAATTTGTGAAATTTGAATTTCCAGAGGAAGGGGAGGAAGATGATCCTGCTTATGTAGAAATTCATTTGGATGAGAATGAACTGACTCAATCCATGTATATGAAAGTAGTTGATTATTCTGATTTCGAAGATGAACAGGAACAATATGAGGTGTGGGAAGGTCTAATCAATAATTTAAAGGAAATAGTGGGAGGTTAA
- a CDS encoding YheT family hydrolase, which translates to MPVIKNSQYKPPFYLFNQHMETIFPSALRKVKGVQYERERIETRDDDFLDIDWVKNGNSRLIIASHGLEGSSDRPYIMGIAKLFSQNKWDVLAWNCRSCSGEMNRREFLYHHGFTQDVEEVVQKALKEGYKEIVMIGFSMGGSLTLKYVGENGKDLYPEIKGAMAVSVPCNLSSSSRMLALKKNKFYQNRFMRKLDVKLREKNEQYPNLIHIKPWQSFADFHEFDTHYSAKIFGYKDAQDFYDNVQCFPHLKKIAIPTLILNSLNDPMLTGDCYPESEAERNGNIELELTKHGGHVGFLQKGKPYTYAEERALSFFTKTLNEL; encoded by the coding sequence ATGCCAGTAATTAAAAATAGTCAATATAAACCACCATTTTATTTATTTAATCAGCATATGGAAACTATTTTTCCTAGTGCTTTAAGAAAAGTGAAAGGTGTTCAGTATGAACGTGAAAGAATTGAGACCAGAGATGATGACTTTTTGGATATCGATTGGGTGAAAAATGGTAATTCCCGCCTCATAATAGCTTCCCATGGATTGGAAGGTAGTTCTGATAGACCTTATATAATGGGTATTGCCAAATTGTTTAGTCAAAATAAATGGGATGTATTGGCATGGAACTGTAGAAGCTGCAGTGGTGAAATGAATCGTAGAGAATTTCTTTACCATCATGGATTTACACAGGATGTAGAAGAGGTAGTTCAAAAAGCTTTAAAAGAAGGTTACAAGGAAATTGTAATGATCGGCTTTAGTATGGGAGGGAGTCTAACTTTAAAATATGTGGGAGAAAATGGTAAGGATTTATATCCAGAAATAAAAGGAGCAATGGCTGTTAGTGTCCCATGCAATTTGTCAAGCAGTTCTCGAATGTTGGCACTCAAGAAAAACAAATTTTATCAGAATCGCTTTATGCGAAAATTAGATGTAAAGTTGAGAGAAAAGAATGAACAATATCCAAATCTCATTCATATTAAACCTTGGCAATCCTTTGCAGATTTTCATGAATTTGATACACATTATAGTGCGAAAATATTTGGTTACAAGGATGCTCAAGATTTCTACGATAATGTGCAATGTTTTCCTCATTTGAAAAAGATTGCTATCCCCACCTTAATTTTAAATTCGTTAAACGACCCAATGTTAACAGGCGATTGTTATCCTGAATCGGAAGCAGAGAGGAATGGTAATATTGAATTGGAATTAACTAAGCATGGCGGTCATGTAGGCTTTCTTCAGAAGGGGAAACCTTACACCTATGCAGAAGAAAGGGCTCTTTCTTTTTTTACTAAAACATTAAATGAATTGTAA
- the folE gene encoding GTP cyclohydrolase I FolE — MSNTPQNKNRDLENINELEEFGDDHVASNFETPLRADAFEMDDDLKMEMIAKHFKEIMHILGMDLSDDSLKGTPNRVAKMYVKEVFSGLNPKNKPQPKLFENKYKYSQMLVEKDITFYSHCEHHFVPIYGKAHVAYISSGKVIGLSKINRIVQYYSKRPQVQERLTVQIAEELKEVMQTEDVAVVMDANHMCVSSRGVGDTNSRTGTSYFGGKFNDEATRREFLDYINSPNNS; from the coding sequence ATGTCGAATACCCCACAGAATAAAAATAGAGATTTGGAAAATATTAATGAGCTTGAAGAATTCGGTGATGATCATGTAGCATCAAATTTTGAAACTCCATTAAGAGCCGATGCCTTTGAAATGGATGATGACTTGAAAATGGAAATGATTGCTAAGCATTTTAAGGAAATCATGCACATTCTGGGTATGGATTTAAGCGATGATAGCTTGAAAGGAACTCCAAACAGAGTGGCTAAAATGTATGTAAAAGAAGTATTCAGTGGATTGAACCCAAAAAACAAACCACAACCGAAGCTTTTTGAGAATAAATATAAGTACAGTCAAATGTTAGTAGAAAAGGATATCACCTTCTACTCGCATTGTGAGCATCACTTTGTTCCAATTTATGGAAAAGCGCATGTGGCATATATTTCAAGTGGGAAGGTTATTGGTTTATCAAAAATCAATAGAATTGTTCAGTACTATTCGAAAAGACCACAAGTGCAGGAAAGACTAACAGTTCAAATTGCTGAGGAATTGAAAGAAGTAATGCAAACGGAAGATGTAGCAGTTGTTATGGATGCGAATCACATGTGTGTTTCTTCCCGTGGCGTAGGGGATACCAATAGCCGCACAGGAACTTCTTATTTTGGTGGTAAATTTAATGATGAAGCTACAAGAAGAGAATTTTTGGATTACATTAATTCTCCTAATAATAGCTAA
- a CDS encoding 6-pyruvoyl trahydropterin synthase family protein, protein MKVAVFRKEHFNAAHRLNNPNWSEEKNQKVFGKCNNPNFHGHNYELIVKVTGEVDPDTGYVMDMKVLSDLIKERVLDRFDHKNLNLDTKEFLDLNPTAENIAVVIFNLLREKIDPKKELKIKLYETERNYVEYPTE, encoded by the coding sequence ATGAAAGTAGCAGTTTTCAGGAAAGAACATTTTAATGCCGCCCATAGGTTAAACAATCCAAACTGGTCGGAAGAAAAAAACCAGAAGGTTTTTGGTAAATGTAACAATCCCAATTTTCATGGTCATAATTACGAACTTATCGTTAAAGTAACAGGAGAAGTGGATCCTGATACCGGTTATGTTATGGATATGAAAGTGTTGAGTGATTTGATTAAAGAGAGGGTATTGGACAGATTTGATCACAAAAATTTGAATCTTGATACAAAGGAATTCTTAGATCTCAATCCCACCGCTGAAAACATTGCAGTTGTAATTTTTAATTTGTTGAGGGAAAAAATTGACCCTAAAAAAGAATTAAAAATCAAGTTATACGAAACGGAAAGAAACTATGTCGAATACCCCACAGAATAA
- a CDS encoding M20/M25/M40 family metallo-hydrolase produces the protein MKNKQKTIKLLIFSLPLFLLVSCVTDQKEEQNVLNAINKEVQSNSKAYTNLEKMTSEIGHRLTGSDNGAEAEEYTYELFKSYGYEDVQYHEFEVEAWARDSVRLEINKQEVEEVVSLGHSPVSADVEHQVIDVNNGLRADFDSLKNEVKGKIALVYIGILEDSPEGLKNIHRSEKTALAIEYGAEGIIIINQVPGGVLLTGTASVTGSLIDIPAICISYEKGMDLKKQLKNGEEISAHIQMSNKSEMIKSRNVIATLPAKEKTNENIILGGHLDSWDLSTGAIDNGIGIAAILDIARTYKALDLQPKRNIKFVMFMGEEQGLLGSKEMVKMLADQGELGNVSYMMNIDMSGNPKGFNAAGRTEMLPLFDEIGAKIQAVDSSYENTNANKAGLHSDHQSFMMEGVPVVGLVGNLERKVYSYYHSNGDDFSLVNEEHLKNTVRFAGMFLWELANLEEIPTKKLDFEQTKDFLIEQGLKEELELGNEWKWGE, from the coding sequence ATGAAAAATAAACAGAAAACCATTAAACTACTAATTTTCAGCCTACCACTTTTTCTTCTTGTATCCTGTGTTACCGATCAAAAAGAAGAGCAAAATGTTTTAAATGCAATAAATAAGGAAGTTCAAAGCAACAGTAAAGCTTACACAAACTTAGAGAAAATGACTTCAGAAATAGGTCACCGTTTGACAGGTTCTGATAATGGTGCTGAAGCAGAGGAATACACTTATGAGTTATTCAAATCTTATGGATATGAAGATGTTCAATATCATGAGTTTGAAGTAGAGGCTTGGGCTCGTGATTCGGTAAGACTTGAAATTAATAAACAAGAAGTAGAAGAAGTTGTATCCTTGGGCCATTCTCCAGTGTCAGCTGATGTTGAGCATCAAGTAATTGATGTGAATAATGGTTTGAGAGCTGATTTTGACAGCTTAAAGAATGAAGTAAAAGGTAAAATTGCTTTGGTTTATATAGGAATTTTAGAGGACAGTCCTGAAGGTCTGAAAAATATCCATCGATCTGAAAAAACTGCATTGGCAATTGAATACGGAGCTGAAGGGATCATAATTATAAATCAAGTTCCAGGTGGAGTGTTATTGACGGGAACGGCATCCGTAACTGGGAGCTTGATTGATATTCCTGCTATTTGTATAAGCTATGAAAAAGGGATGGATTTGAAGAAGCAACTAAAAAACGGAGAGGAAATTTCCGCTCATATTCAAATGAGTAATAAAAGTGAAATGATCAAGTCAAGAAATGTGATTGCTACTTTACCAGCCAAAGAGAAAACGAATGAAAATATCATTCTTGGAGGTCATTTAGATAGTTGGGATTTGTCCACTGGCGCCATTGATAATGGAATAGGGATAGCTGCAATTTTGGATATTGCCAGAACTTATAAAGCACTTGATTTACAACCTAAAAGAAATATAAAATTTGTGATGTTTATGGGAGAGGAGCAAGGCTTGTTAGGCTCAAAGGAAATGGTGAAAATGTTGGCTGATCAAGGTGAGCTAGGCAATGTTTCTTATATGATGAATATTGACATGAGTGGCAACCCGAAAGGGTTTAATGCTGCTGGAAGAACAGAGATGCTACCTTTGTTTGATGAGATTGGTGCAAAAATACAGGCGGTTGATTCAAGTTATGAAAATACAAATGCCAATAAAGCAGGCCTACATAGCGATCATCAGTCATTTATGATGGAAGGTGTTCCCGTAGTCGGCTTAGTTGGGAACTTAGAAAGAAAAGTTTATAGCTATTATCATTCTAATGGAGATGATTTTTCATTGGTAAATGAGGAACATCTTAAGAATACCGTACGTTTTGCAGGCATGTTCTTATGGGAGTTGGCTAATTTAGAGGAAATCCCTACCAAGAAATTAGATTTTGAGCAAACCAAAGATTTTTTAATTGAACAAGGTTTAAAAGAAGAATTGGAGTTAGGGAACGAATGGAAGTGGGGTGAGTAA
- a CDS encoding GIY-YIG nuclease family protein produces the protein MFKVYVLYSPNHHKIYIGYTSDLPNRMESHNIYSKKGYTVKYRPWEILFTEVYDSKKEAIIREKQLKSAKGREYIWEVVYEKYKL, from the coding sequence ATGTTTAAGGTTTACGTACTTTATAGCCCAAACCATCATAAGATTTATATCGGATATACTTCTGACCTGCCTAATCGAATGGAAAGCCATAATATTTATTCCAAAAAAGGATATACTGTAAAATACAGACCTTGGGAAATCCTATTCACTGAAGTTTATGATTCCAAAAAAGAGGCTATCATTAGAGAAAAACAACTCAAATCTGCAAAGGGTAGAGAATATATTTGGGAAGTGGTCTATGAAAAATACAAACTGTAA
- the hflK gene encoding FtsH protease activity modulator HflK: MAEFEFDGDKAKESFQKIVKNIRLIVVVVVVLAAVISTFFQVGAEEVGVVTRLGAYNRTLESGLNFKIPFVESVTKVPVERQQKQEFGFRTTSAGVQSTFSKRGAEGESLMLTGDLNLADVEWVVQYRIDNPYNFLFKVRNPEETLRDISESGMRQIVGDRTVNEVLTVGRAEIAGKLKVLIQEISNDYELGIRVEQVVLQDVTPPEPVRGAFNAVNEAQQEKETLINQAKSEYNKVIPKARGQAEETIQKAEGYATERVNNSEGEVARFNELYTEYIKAPGVTKTRIYLETMQEVVPKLGDKIITDEKGGNVLPLLNMATQSGKKINQ; encoded by the coding sequence ATGGCAGAATTTGAATTTGATGGGGACAAAGCAAAAGAGTCCTTTCAAAAAATAGTAAAAAACATACGCTTGATAGTAGTGGTGGTAGTAGTTCTAGCAGCTGTTATCAGTACTTTCTTTCAAGTAGGAGCAGAAGAAGTCGGGGTTGTAACCCGGTTGGGAGCTTACAATAGAACGCTTGAGTCTGGGTTGAACTTTAAAATTCCATTTGTGGAATCAGTGACTAAAGTTCCGGTTGAACGTCAACAAAAGCAGGAATTTGGTTTTAGAACGACCAGTGCAGGTGTTCAATCTACATTTTCTAAAAGAGGTGCAGAAGGTGAATCTTTAATGCTGACTGGAGATTTAAATTTAGCAGATGTAGAATGGGTAGTCCAATATCGAATTGATAACCCCTATAATTTCCTATTCAAAGTAAGAAACCCAGAAGAAACTTTAAGGGATATTTCAGAATCTGGGATGAGACAAATAGTTGGTGACAGAACCGTGAATGAAGTGCTTACAGTTGGTAGAGCAGAAATTGCTGGGAAATTGAAAGTTTTAATTCAAGAGATTTCTAATGATTATGAATTAGGGATTAGGGTTGAGCAAGTGGTTTTACAAGATGTGACACCACCTGAGCCTGTTAGAGGAGCATTTAATGCGGTTAATGAAGCGCAACAGGAAAAAGAGACTTTGATTAACCAGGCTAAATCTGAGTATAATAAGGTTATTCCTAAAGCAAGAGGTCAGGCTGAGGAGACTATTCAAAAAGCTGAAGGTTATGCAACAGAAAGAGTGAACAATTCTGAAGGTGAGGTAGCTAGGTTTAATGAACTTTATACTGAGTACATTAAAGCACCAGGTGTTACTAAAACTAGGATTTATCTAGAAACCATGCAGGAAGTAGTACCTAAATTAGGAGATAAAATTATTACTGATGAAAAAGGAGGAAATGTATTGCCATTGTTAAATATGGCTACGCAATCAGGTAAGAAAATTAATCAGTAA
- a CDS encoding nucleoside deaminase has protein sequence MNIEFWMKLAIDLAKERKTPFGAVLVDPEGQHVSGYNTTILDGAVAHAEINAISKIKQLDYDRAEELTLFTTVEPCPMCMSAIIWAGIGEVIYGCDISTASKYGNQINIRAKKIASESWYAPIIKGGLLAIECEGLFK, from the coding sequence ATGAATATTGAATTTTGGATGAAACTGGCTATTGATTTAGCCAAGGAGCGCAAAACACCATTCGGAGCAGTATTGGTAGATCCTGAAGGACAGCATGTGAGTGGCTACAACACTACTATTTTGGATGGTGCTGTAGCACATGCTGAAATTAACGCAATCAGCAAAATCAAGCAACTTGATTATGACAGAGCTGAAGAATTGACACTATTCACTACTGTAGAACCTTGTCCCATGTGTATGTCTGCCATTATTTGGGCAGGCATTGGAGAAGTGATTTATGGGTGTGATATTTCAACTGCTTCAAAATATGGCAATCAAATAAACATAAGAGCTAAAAAAATCGCTTCTGAATCATGGTATGCGCCCATTATTAAGGGTGGCCTTTTAGCAATAGAATGTGAGGGATTATTTAAATAG
- a CDS encoding SDR family NAD(P)-dependent oxidoreductase: MSFKDKNILIVGASSGIGLSLAKKLKKEGANLILASRNKPDLSGDFHYIQLDVLDMKDELKQLPDTLHGLAYCPGSINLKPFQSIKENDYINDFRLNTVGAAMVIQQSLKALKNAKGASVVLFSTVAANTGLSFHASIASAKGALQGFGLSIAAELASKQIRVNMVAPSLTDTPLAENLLSNDEKKEASNKRHPIGRFGKPEDISNAACFLLDSENSWITGQIIGVDGGMERIRNI; the protein is encoded by the coding sequence ATGTCATTTAAGGATAAAAATATTTTAATAGTTGGAGCAAGCTCAGGAATTGGCTTAAGTCTTGCCAAAAAATTGAAAAAAGAAGGTGCCAATTTAATTTTGGCATCTCGAAATAAACCAGATTTATCAGGTGATTTCCACTACATTCAATTAGATGTTTTGGATATGAAGGATGAACTCAAACAGTTACCAGATACACTGCATGGATTGGCTTACTGTCCCGGTAGCATTAATCTTAAGCCTTTTCAGAGCATCAAAGAGAATGATTATATCAACGACTTCAGATTGAACACAGTAGGTGCCGCCATGGTCATTCAGCAATCATTAAAGGCTTTAAAGAATGCTAAAGGGGCTAGCGTTGTACTGTTCAGTACCGTAGCCGCCAATACAGGATTATCATTTCACGCTTCCATTGCCTCAGCAAAAGGTGCTTTACAAGGTTTTGGCTTGAGCATTGCAGCTGAGCTGGCCTCTAAACAAATCAGAGTAAATATGGTAGCTCCCAGCCTAACTGATACCCCGCTAGCTGAAAATCTATTATCTAATGATGAGAAAAAAGAAGCTTCTAACAAAAGGCATCCAATTGGCCGATTTGGTAAACCCGAAGATATTTCAAATGCTGCTTGCTTCTTACTAGATAGTGAGAACAGTTGGATTACTGGGCAAATCATTGGAGTAGATGGTGGAATGGAACGAATCAGAAATATTTAA